In the genome of Arachis hypogaea cultivar Tifrunner chromosome 9, arahy.Tifrunner.gnm2.J5K5, whole genome shotgun sequence, the window TTGTGATTGAAATGGTTGACCTTGtgatttggaattgttgatttagtgtttgattgattatgtggattgTGAATTGTTTGACAAATAATTGTTGTAAATGCTGAATTTGATGGATTGTATTGGTTAATTACTGTTGAACTGGTTAGTAAATATATTGTAATGGTGGTAGAATTGATTCGTGATTGCtttgagatttgattttgaaaggtACTAAAAGGGTTGAATTTTGAAACACTAAACTACTTGTTGAAAATCTGAGTTTTGAAATGAAACGACAAATAATTCTCTCTCAGGTTCTCTTCCATCACATATCAACCTTGAAAACATGGAATATCTAAATTTATATGGAAACAAACTTAAAAGTAGCATATCCAATGCTACAAAGCTTAACTACATGGACTTGAAGTTAAATAAATTCAGTGGAGTTATCCCAAACACTATTGGGAATTTAAGAAATCTTCAGCAGCTTGATTTACGATACAATATTTAGCCACTCATTCTTCTACTCTTGAATTAATATATCCTTCTTCCTTATATGATCTTTACGAATCAGGAAATCCATTCCTTGCAAAGCTTCCCAAGTCAATTGGAAATATGTCCAATTTGAAACTATTTGATACTGATGCTTACACTATTGATGGTGAAATCCCTTTGAAAATTGGAAACTTAACCAATATGTACACGCTAAATGTGTACCGAAATGATTTAAGTGGAACCATTCCAACTATAATTAAAGGTTTGCAATCTCTTCAATATTTGAATCAGTTGATGAGTAAAAATCATTTAGTCATCTTATTAGATTACTTTCAACCATCAGTTTTATTGGTAATGTGTTATGATAAACAAGTTATGTTGAGTAGTTGATTTTTATATTCGGTTCATTAGAAAATACTTACGATTCTAAGTACTAAAGTATTGAGCGTTAACAGATATGCTGCTAGAGTTTGCTAGGAGAGAAAAGAGTGCTGGAATAAAACTAGATGTTGATCTTGATATCTTCATGAAGGTAtgcttttcattaatttttttccttctctttttcagGATGTATTTTTTCCTCTATTTCTCCGGTACGAAAACTTCTTACACAAACTAATAATctaatctattttcttttgtagtCAATAGTTTTTGGAGGACCGTAAACAGATCTTTTGGTAGAGTAAATCATAAAGGTATTCATTAAGCAAATTGTGAAATAGTTTAATATTTGTTAAGTtgataaaaatgtaaaaatagaaattaatagGCTCTAGCTACTAGTATCCCGTTTTAATACAGCTTACATCGTATTGACATTTTTATAAGTCTTCCAAACTCCTAAGTGCTAAGATATTTTTCACAAAGATATTAAGTTTGGACATATATGGAGACACATTGGTGGGCGATGAAATGCTCAAAGACATCTCAGAGGGACAAAAGAAGCGACTTATAACAGGTTTATTATAACATTGACATataatttatcttatattttagtaTGTGTTATGCTAACCAATTGATGTGAAATTTGCAGGAGACTTACTGATTGAAAATATGTtgataattttgttaatttaagtTTTGTTAATTGTAATAGTTATTGCCAATGATGGCTTCCtgatttctcttttttattcatttatttattttgttaattgttattgtcAATGCAGGAGAGTTACTAATTGGAAATACGCTTCTTAAGATTTATTTTTGGGATTGGTTTATAGCCTAACTTGATGTAACATAGTTATAGGTTTGtagcattttttattgtttagatttgtaacatgtttttattatttttcaagagaaatttgtgtatcaatattttgagtttaatgaaatatctcattttgtagtaattaatttcagtatatttatattatgcatgcaatttgtattaaaaataaattgttacaaaataattattttgcttttgtaactaaagaaaacaaaagttacaaaatcaaattatattttgtaacaaaattttatgataggaaaaaatagattgtcatgaaaaataccttgaagatcaaaatttgttgcCACTTTTGTAATGACTTCTGGTTTTTTGTAttagaaaaatttgttacaaaatatcactttgaattgtagcatttttattttttgttacaaaaactttttgtaacgggacaaaCTACAACGGCCTCTTTTTTTCTTACAAAATTctcttatttcaaaatttcgattttttgtaacaattttttttattataaatattgttttttTTAATGTAGTATATTATTTCGTTGATAATGAGAAGCtaagacaaaaaagaaaaaaatttactaaactgGTCAAAATTATGATCAGCAAATATTCTATCTTTTACGTGTTCTATTGTGATTTGTTAGTCATTTGTAGTCACTATAATCATGAGACAAAGATGACCACCAAAAAACATACCATATAATGGCtatatgagttacaaaatgaacatctcccATACTATTTAAAATAACCATTCGAGTACTAGAGATAATAAATATTATCCCATAAACTTAAACTAATTTTCGGATTCAGCAAGGATCGAATTCTTAACCTTTCAAATCtagagctctaataccatgttatgataccactcatcccaaaagcttcaacGGATAGAAAATGATAACACTAATGCTTATATCTTTAGTACTCCCTAAACTTCCATtatacatattgtataaatatttcattagcTCCTCGTACTTTTCCATATATATTATCTAAATTCGAACCCGCTTTACCCTACTCAAAAGTCTATTCCACTAAAAATTTGTCTCAGTAAAACAAATAATTATTCACATTGAATGAATAGGAATAAGATAACTACCTTCGAATTCGGATAGTGTTCTTATTCTCCTACCTATGAGGATAATATGTCTTATCACAACTTCAGTTagattttttctctttctctctcccttcttctctctctattttcaACGGCGGCAGCAACTTCCCTTCCTCCTTAGCCAATGCCGcatttcctctcttctctttcccttctctTCTTCAGCCTCCCTATTGTCCCTATTTGTTTCCATAACATTTAAAAAGGGTGACGCATATGTTATACATGTAAAATGGACAATTACTTTACATGTCCACTTTTCAATTGATAAAAACCAACTTGTCCATAAAAATTAaacttgtcatttaattttagaatttttaaagtattatttGATTCCATGGCAGTTTACGTAATAAAGACTCCATGTAAGTATTAATAAATTGTTTATACGAGCGATGACATATACTTGCGGCCAGGGGAATTGATGCCTATTGATTAAGAGGAAAAGGTGAGGGGCATGGTCTAATATTAGTAACTGAGATGAACAATTCAAATAAGGCCTTGTCACTGTCAAATTAGAATAACCCGAAAAACCTTGCCAAAAATTAAAAAGGTTCTATATATCGTGTGGCTTCCTAGCCATCCATCCTTTCCTAACATGATAGCTAAACCATAGCTTTAGTCTTCAAATTAAAACAATACCTTTAGTACAACTAGCTTCTAAACCGTTCTTtcgtgtctatatatatatatatttgaaaaattttctATCAACCTGAAAAAGAATATTAAAACGAAAGGATTTTCTATTTTGCACATTCAATCACAAAGACGCACTCTCTAGAGGGCTTTGACAGAGGATCGCCACCGCGCCTCAGCAGGCCCTTTTTTCCATTCACTTCTCCCGGGCTGcaacttcttctaattttacGTATAtcctaaaacaaaaaatttaacataaacaaAAAGGTACTTAATTTAATATGTTCTTTACAAAGTTGTAATTAATTGTGATAATTTACATGCATGACATTATTTTGTAACCCAGGAGGAGGTTCTTGACAAATTCAAGAATGACGACCAACCTTGAAGAAAGTATAGAGGCAAAACGGAGAATCGCCGTCATAGGCATATCTACTGTCATACTAGTCGCTATGGTGGTGGCGGTTACCGTCGGTGTCAGTCAAGTCGACGGGGACGAAAAAAGCACGAAAAACACAAACCATGTGGCTTCGACGGTGAAAGCAGTGAAAGCCCTTTGCCAACCAACAGATTACAAGGAAGAGTGTGAGGAAAGCCTAACTGCCGAAGCTGGCAACACCACGGACCCAAGAGAACTTATCAAGATTGCATTTAATGTAACCATTAACAAGATTGGTGATGGGCTCCAGAAATCACATCTCTTGCAAGAGGTTGAGAAGGAACCTAGGGCCAAGATGGCGCTTGACACGTGTAAGCAGCTCATGAATCTCTCTATTAGCGAGTTTTCGAGGTCATTAGAGAGAATTGGACAGTTTAATCTCAACAACCTCGACGAAATCCTCACAAGCCTAAAGGTTTGtcgtattttattaaaaaaatataagtagataataaaaatattaaacgatgtaaataatagatatatttgatgttcaatttattaggtgTATATATAggtattctaatattaagatttaggtgaataatttgagatgtagtatatttttattttattagactaATTTTAAAAGAGCAATGCTAagaggccagcaatttttgtgattgttagccatcaactagccatcaatgatgatttgatggtgtgagatttcatccaatggctcacctttctctgctggttacatgctgaccaaaattcaataaaattactgGCCCCTaggctttttctattttaaaattcattctTTACATTGTTTACAAAAACAATTGTTTATCTAacaaaatcttattttatttgtcaAGGATGATAGAGAAAATCGAAAATCATCAACCAAAACAATCAACCAATATAGAATACACttaaaatacataatatatattaaaaataaattatataatatatatttatatatgtataataattaattagtaattatttttttgtgcatatatattttatttatttgtatatgtTTTCAAACACCACATTACTCTAAGATAtcaatgataaaaatattatatgtaaataaaaaattagttattatatatttatatataaatatatgtattatttaatttatttttaatatatattttatattttaattatttttatattaataattgatttgaTAGCTAGTTGGTTAATTTGTGTTAGTTGTCAGATAAttctgaaaaaaatattaattaaatacttaaaaattaaatttttaaaagttgtcataaaaaaataatggtgatactacaatgaagattctataaattttttttatgtgaatatattttttttttgactcTTGGACtgtatggttagattttgatatttataaaagtgttgtttttatttaaagtgtggctaaataaataaaccacactTTTAATCAAAATATCTTTATGAGAAGATATTTTCACCATCTTCAATGTAATATCcaccaaaaataatttatgaTACTTTATATAATCTAACTAACAGGGTCGTCTTATATCTTCAAGAACAAATTGACGTAACATTTTTATGCGAACATAACACTATGTTTATATTTGGGATGAAGGTATGGCTTAGCGGAGCGGTGACATATCAAGAGACATGTTTGGATTGTTTTGAGAACACAACAAGCAAAGCTGGGGAAAAGATGAAGGAAGCGTTGACCAATGCGACGAAGATGAGCAGCAATGCCCTAAGCATAATCACGGAACTCGCAAATACTTTCTCAGAGTTGAACGAAACGCGGCAAGATAGCTCTCATCGTCGCCTCGAGGATGAGTTCCCATCGTGGGTTGACAATGGTGCTGGGGTACGTAGACTCCTTCTGTCGAGTTCACGCAAGCTGAAGCCCAATGTGATTGTGGCCAAAGATGGCAGCGCAAAGTTCACTAGCATCAATCAGGCTTTGAAGAATGTTCCTCAGAAAAACATGAAGCCATTTGTGATATTCATCAAGAAAGGTGTTTACAAAGAGTATGTTGAGGTTACCAGGGAGATGAGACATGTCGTCTTTGTTGGTGAAGGTGGCGATAAGACACGAATCACTGGCAACAAAAACTTCATTGATGGGACCAACACTTATAAAACTGCTACAGTAGGTACGTGCCCTTTAAAAAGAATAAACAAGATttcgtttaaaattattttaagagaAATGCTAGGGGCatcaattttggtgttttgtaaccattAATTGACTATCAAtcgtatttttaatagtgtgagattacatctaataataaaagatcactcacttttgttttgatggttaagtgttggatagaaaatacaaaaatttttatcttaaattttaaatcttaaatcttaaatcttaaatgatacattcttaattttaaatcttaaaatataaattttaaactctaaattttcaaaaaacgaaaaaaaattaaaatttttaaaattaaaaaaaataatattacatagaacaataaaatttatcatttttgctaataattaaccaataaaaataattttgtacctaattcaaaattctaataatataaataGGGTTGACAAtgagtagggtagggtagggtttggatgaTACCCTAACCTTATCCgcgggttgaaaattttattaaaactctatcATATTCTATCCGcgagttgagaatctctcaaccctaaccctacccgcaccctaaagttctaaaccctatCCTACTCTATCTTaccgcagaaatatcaaatttttttaaaataaatataaaattcaatcatttcaaaatttattcatattaataacataaaaaataaaaaactaatactataaattattaaattaactaactaagtgCGAAGTAGAGTACACGAATGGGTTTGATTGGGTTGGGTACCGCGGAGGATAAGGTATAAAttgcttatattattattattattttgtttcatttgTTAAGTCGTGATggacaattaaaatgaaaaattttaaattttgttaaaaatttaattttcatatactAAAATAGATTTATAACTAcatctaaatatataatattatattaataaattaattattttttatattgattaagtGAATAATCTTtcagaaaaaatataattatagaattGTATAGAATTATACTCTTTTATTAAatcaaaaccaaaattaaaaagaaaacttGGTAGAAACAGAAACAAAACTCCGTTGACTCTTATATCTATTAAATCTCATGTATATCATCAAGCTAATACCTAAGAATGGATGCAAATTATGGCAGCAATTCAAGGAGATTACTTTATCGCCATCAACATGGGGTTTGAGAACTCCGCAGGTGCCCATAAACATCAAGCAGTAGCAGTAAGGGTCCAAGCAGATAAGTCTATCTTTTACAAATGCTCGTTCGATGGCTACCAAGACACACTCTATGCTCACACCATGCGTCAATTCTACCGAGACTGCACCATCTCAGGCACCATCGATTTCATCTTCGGCGACGCCGTCACCGTCTTCCAAAACTGCACCTTCGTGGTCCGGAAGCCCATGCAGAACCAGCAATGCATCGTGACGGCGCAAGGCCGGAAGGAGAAGCACCAACCTTCAGGAATAGTAATCCACGGTGGCTCGATTGTGGCGGAGCCAGGAGAATCAAAGGACCACAAGAACGTGAAGTTCGATAGCAAGGCTTACTTAGCGCGTCCATGGAAGAATTACTCGAGGACGGTGTTCTTGCAAACATACATCGGAGATTTGATTGAACCCGAAGGGTACATGCCTTGGCAAGGGCCAGAAGGTAATACCGGCATGGATACTTGTTACTATGCAGAGTTCAATAACATTGGCCCTGGTTCAAATGCAACGAAGCGCGTGAAATGGCATGGTGTCAAGCACCTCACGGAAAAATCTGTAGGTGCTTTCTTCCCATCCAAGTTCTTCCATGGTGACGATTGGATTAGGTTTACTAAGGTTCCTTACTCCCCAGGCTTAACTAATTTCACGAAGCACAAAATTTAAAGGGCAATAGtggttaattaattattacttgTGCTTagtctttttgtatttttaattagtttttagtcatCAGTGGAATGTAaaggttatttttattttctaattatttgaggGCCATATTTCCCTTAAATTGTAAATATTCATGTTATGTACCTAATATATTCTTGTAGGGTGTGTACTTTCACTTTTGGCGTGTGATCCCACTTTTAGGAATTTTATGCATGGTAGACTGATTACCAAGCCCTCTTTAAATGTGTTTTAAAGAAACGTGACAAAAACAGAGATACgttatgttatttaatttcttcCTTGTTCTATGTCAAGCTCATGAATAACCGTAATCCTATATGAAGTTGGTCCCCATTCCAAATGCATATGTGAAGGATGTTGTGTCATAGAGAGTGAACTAAATTTGAAATATGACCTAAATCATGAGCAGCAGCATCCTATTATGGTTAGCAAAAGTGATGTTTTCTaaattctaaacaaaaaaaaatcataaatcctTATCCTTACACCATAAATtataaactctaaattttaagaTAAACTAATATTCACTAACTAAAAGatgatttttttatggttttttttacttatactatttttttctttttgtggtttacatttatattataattagtttCCAATTAtgaatattttacaaaaaaaaaagttcaatAACACTACCACAAAAAGGGGatttgtaaaaaattaaactatgaTGTTTCATGTGTGtattgtgttttattttattgatttaataaatattaaattagataataaaataaaagaagttgTATGATTATTTTTAAATGTAACCAATTTGATAgaagttagtttttatttaaaaaaaatcaaaatttagttttctctttctacCAATAAGTTTTTCTTTTTCACTAATAATCAATAACTTAATTgaagaaagaattaagaagaCAAAGTGAATTTTTCCTAATATCATTATCAGTTTATCACCATGAATTAAGGTTAGTaactcttattatttttatttgtaaaaattttaaattttaaaattcttttcttGTGATTAGTTTTATAATATACACTAAAATTTAGAAGCTCATGAATTGTCATATATACATGAATGGATAATGCAAGTTGGTTTAATTTTGAGGATTCCTTATTTTGAGAATAATATattcgttttatttatttttttgtctctttttacttggttaagagtagaTATTTATCAGTTAACTATATGATCATCATCAGTTAAAACATCAtgcttattttttttcatttctatcTGCTATTGTGGTGTATCAACCGTTCTAAATCCTAGCAAGATTGAATTATTTATTTGGAACTCAGATTCTATGTCCTTGTAAGAATTGcaataatttttattctttttcgaGTGTCTTTTCTCTTGTTTACTTGATAATCTTCAATTGCCAATTATTAAATTGAAGGAATGATGCATAGGATGGATCAAAATGGTGGCATAAATTTGATTCACAAATATTTAGTAATAATGCACTCTATGTTTTTGTTATTTTGCTTCTTAAAATTGGAATCGTTTAATTTAGTTTAGTGTAATAACTCTCTTGTATTCTTTGTATATTGAAGAATTACTACTTAATTACTGTCATGAAATAATTTACATATCTGATTCACTTCTGCTCCACTTTTGTTCATTTTCTTGAATTTCATGATTATGCTTAAATTTTATACGTTACTACTTTGGTTTAGTTTAAGTGCTAGACGAGGATATGATATGTGGCACTTATACCATAGCTTCTAAATCAATGTAAGAACCATTTTCTTCTTAaggttttaacttttaaaatttgactCTTATTATCAGGTTTTTTATCTACTATGAATGACCATGTATCTAGAAAACACTATTGCTTAAACCTCATTGCCATGgatgacaaaaaatatattagttatGGTGTTGTTTTTGTATCATCTGGTATACACCATGATTATTGTCATTTGTTTAAGGATTACATTTTTAGTAGAATGGATGTTGAAGCTTTCGACGGTActtctctctctatctcttttTCGTTCAAAAATTTGTGATAACAGTGAAAATGTAATGTGAATTTTGATAATGACAGTGTTTGATGATGAAAATCAAGCACAGGAGAATAGCTTCATATATGTGAgtgctatttcttctttttccagTTTCGGTTTGTAAATTATAGCAGCTATAATCTTTCAAATAGCTTAAATTATAGCTTAGTTGACTCTGTTAAAGAATTACTATTTATTAACAACGAAAGTTTGAAGGGAATCTGCTTGACATGAATGCTTACTTGGAAATTACTATTTATTAATGCTTACAAGAGGAAGAGGATCAAGAACAGAAGCAGTTATTAGAACTTGTTCCAAGTACTACCAATAAGAATAAGAAGAGTGGGTTGGAATATGATGAGATTAAGAAGCACTTCAATTTTCCAATCAGAGAAGCTGTTACCAAGATTAACATTGGTTTGACATTATTGAAGAGAAGGTATAGAGAATTCGGCATCAATCACTGGCCTTATAGAAAATTAAGGCAGGCTTGTTTTAAAGCTAATTATAAAAGGAGAGGAAATTTTTGGCCTCTA includes:
- the LOC112710789 gene encoding putative pectinesterase/pectinesterase inhibitor 28 — translated: MTTNLEESIEAKRRIAVIGISTVILVAMVVAVTVGVSQVDGDEKSTKNTNHVASTVKAVKALCQPTDYKEECEESLTAEAGNTTDPRELIKIAFNVTINKIGDGLQKSHLLQEVEKEPRAKMALDTCKQLMNLSISEFSRSLERIGQFNLNNLDEILTSLKVWLSGAVTYQETCLDCFENTTSKAGEKMKEALTNATKMSSNALSIITELANTFSELNETRQDSSHRRLEDEFPSWVDNGAGVRRLLLSSSRKLKPNVIVAKDGSAKFTSINQALKNVPQKNMKPFVIFIKKGVYKEYVEVTREMRHVVFVGEGGDKTRITGNKNFIDGTNTYKTATVAIQGDYFIAINMGFENSAGAHKHQAVAVRVQADKSIFYKCSFDGYQDTLYAHTMRQFYRDCTISGTIDFIFGDAVTVFQNCTFVVRKPMQNQQCIVTAQGRKEKHQPSGIVIHGGSIVAEPGESKDHKNVKFDSKAYLARPWKNYSRTVFLQTYIGDLIEPEGYMPWQGPEGNTGMDTCYYAEFNNIGPGSNATKRVKWHGVKHLTEKSVGAFFPSKFFHGDDWIRFTKVPYSPGLTNFTKHKI